CGGGCACCCGGTCGTCGGGGACGTAGTCCGTCTCGACGGTGCGGGAAGCGTCCAGCTTCACCGGCCGGTAGTACTCGCTGCCCTTGCGCCAGTACCAGAGCATGGGCACCAGGCCGACGGCCAGACCCCCGAGTCCGATCGTGACCGCCGCGCTGCTCAGCTCGCCGAGGGACTCGACGAGCACCCAGAACATGAACACCGCGCCGAGCAGCGGCCAAAGCCCGCCGAAGAGGAAGTTGCCCACGGACTTCAGCAGCATCTTGCGGTAGGCGACGACCACCGCGAGGCCGGTCAGCCCGTAGTAGACGGCGATCTGCAGGCCGATCGCCGAGATGGCGTCGGAGAGGATGTCGCCCACCGAACCCAGAGCGTTGGACGCGATGAACAGCAGCAGCGCCACCGCACCCACCGCGGCGATGGCCACCCAGGGGGTGTTCCACCGGCGGTGGACCCGGCCGAGTGCCTCTGGCATCGTTCGGTCGCGGCCCATCGCGAACAGCGAGCGCGTGACCTGGATGAGGGTGGTCTCCAGGGTGGCGATGGTGGACAGCATCACGGCCATGATGAGCAGCTTGCCGCCCCAGCCCGGCCAGATCTCCTCGCCGAGCGCGGCCAGCACGTTGGCATCGTTGTCGGCGATTTGCTTGGACGTGAGGATGACGTTGGTGGCGATGGTGAACACCTCGAACAGCAGGAAGACGACGCCCACCCCGATGAGGCCGGCGAGGCCCGTCGTGCGGCGGCTGTTGCGGGTCTCCTCACTGAGGTTGCTGGTGACGTCCCAGCCCCAGAAGTAGAACGCGGCGACCAGGGCACCCGCCGCGAAGCCCGACATCCCGTCGAAGTGGCCGAAGCCGAGCCAGGACCACTCGAAGGAACGGGCGTTGTCCGTGTGGAACAGGGCGAGTACGGCGAACAGGGCCAGGATGGCGAGTTCGACGCCGGACATGATGAGCTGAGCACGGACCGTGAGCCGGGCGCCGCCGAGCACCACGCCCAGCATGACCAGGAACCAGCCGGCGCCGACCACCGTGGACAGTGCGGTGTTCTCGGCGAGCCCCTCGTCGAACAGGGCCAGCGTCATCGATCCCGCGGGGAGCGAGCCGGCGACCATGAAGATGGTCGCCGAGACGACCAGTGACCAGCCGCTGATGAACCCGAGGAAGGGGTGGAGCGTGCGGCCCACCCAGGAGTAGCTGGCACCCGCGTTCACGTCGATGCGGCTGAGATAGCTGAACGCCAGAGCGATGCCCAGCATGGGAATCGCGCAGTACAGCAGCGCGGCCGGACTCGCCAGACCCACCGCGCCGACCAGGACCGCCGTGGTCGCGGCGATCGAGTACGCCGGGGCACTGCCCGCGACCGCCATCACCACCGTGTCGAACGTACCGAGGACATTGGCCTGGAGCCCTCGGCCCCTGCTGATGCTCATGCTCGTGTTGCTTTCTGTTGTGCACGACGAAAGGTGGCAGCCTTGCTGCCCGACGGTGCGAAGCGATGAACACGGAGGTCACCCGCTCCGGCAGGAGACGGTCCCGCGTGTGTGCTGGTCATGATACCTGTTTGTTTATGTTTCAAGATTAATTGGCGGTTAAAATCTTCGGCGCTTTCGAAAGGTCAACTCCTCGGCCGGCAAGGTCTCATGGCTGGGCGAGGAGACTCGTCGGGGCGCCATGACAGGCCCTTGCCGTGCTGGTAGAACTCAAGGCTCCCCCCGCGGAGAGTTGATCGGCACCATCCTCGATCAAGGAAATCAATCCAGTGCTGCCCTGGTCGGACCGTCGCGTCTCGCTCAGCCGCCAGACCGTGGGCCGCCTTCTGGCCACTTCGCCGCTCGTGGCGGGATTGCTGGGCGGCTTGCCCCTTCTCCGGCCTCAACCTTGGCCAGTGCTGGATCGCATTCGTGCCTGATTCTCCCCAGCCGCCTGAGAGGGGCTGCGACACGCGTGAACGTCGCTTCGAGCCTGCGGGACACGGGCTCGCACAACAGACCACTCAGAGTCAATCCCGCCCGAGGGTA
Above is a window of Streptomyces sp. DT2A-34 DNA encoding:
- a CDS encoding APC family permease, which gives rise to MSISRGRGLQANVLGTFDTVVMAVAGSAPAYSIAATTAVLVGAVGLASPAALLYCAIPMLGIALAFSYLSRIDVNAGASYSWVGRTLHPFLGFISGWSLVVSATIFMVAGSLPAGSMTLALFDEGLAENTALSTVVGAGWFLVMLGVVLGGARLTVRAQLIMSGVELAILALFAVLALFHTDNARSFEWSWLGFGHFDGMSGFAAGALVAAFYFWGWDVTSNLSEETRNSRRTTGLAGLIGVGVVFLLFEVFTIATNVILTSKQIADNDANVLAALGEEIWPGWGGKLLIMAVMLSTIATLETTLIQVTRSLFAMGRDRTMPEALGRVHRRWNTPWVAIAAVGAVALLLFIASNALGSVGDILSDAISAIGLQIAVYYGLTGLAVVVAYRKMLLKSVGNFLFGGLWPLLGAVFMFWVLVESLGELSSAAVTIGLGGLAVGLVPMLWYWRKGSEYYRPVKLDASRTVETDYVPDDRVPAGSHAYEGLSTDF